A genomic region of Bombus pyrosoma isolate SC7728 linkage group LG6, ASM1482585v1, whole genome shotgun sequence contains the following coding sequences:
- the LOC122568396 gene encoding chitin deacetylase 1 isoform X5, whose protein sequence is MHRNLNSSLYGQKTAKKEEERKDEEFKCPEGQGNGNFADPATCRRFYQCVDGYPYLNRCPSGLHFDDISKFCTFKNEARCGPIATTPPPVTEPPIDLAEKCDPANCQLPYCFCSRDGTIIPGGLHPEETPQMIIMTFDGAINHNNFDHYQKIFATNRLNPNNCPLKGTFFISHEYCNYNMVQSLAHDGHEIATETISLQKGLEDKGYEEWVGEMIGMREILKHFSNISISEIVGMRAPYLKPGRNTQYKVLEDFGYIYDSSIGISPLKVPIWPYTLDYKIPHECKAGTCPTKSFQGVWELPLNAHYVESYEGGHCPYLDQCVLHNHDPEEVFEWLQEDFNRYYEQNRAPYMMPFHTNWFQIKELERGLSKFLDWAVTLSDVYFVTATQALTWITDPKPIKSLNNFEGWSCKKKENLPGPPCNNPNKCALDFKPTESNFTTTRYLETCRECPNKYPWLGDSKGTGLYNDNYNPEKK, encoded by the exons TTTATGGACAGAAAACTGCtaaaaaggaggaagagagaaaagatgAAGAATTCAAATGCCCTGAAGGTCAAGGCAATGGCAATTTTGCAGATCCAGCTACATGCAGAAGATTTTATCAG TGCGTCGACGGTTATCCGTATCTAAACAGGTGTCCGTCGGGGCTACATTTCGATGATATTAGTAAATTTTGCACTTTTAAAAATGAAGCACGTTGCGGACCTATTGCTACAA CCCCACCGCCTGTCACCGAACCACCAATTGACTTGGCAGAGAAGTGCGATCCCGCAAACTGTCAGCTACCTTATTGTTTTTGTTCAAGAGATGGTACGATAATTCCCGGTGGTCTTCACCCAGAAGAA ACACcacaaatgataataatgacaTTCGATGGAGCAATAAATCACAATAACTTTGAtcattatcaaaaaatatttgccacTAATCGATTAAATCCAAACAACTGTCCTTTGAAAGGAACATTCTTTATCTCCCatgaatattgtaattataatatggtACAAAGTTTAGCACACGATGGACATGAAATTGCTACTGAGACTATATC ACTACAAAAGGGATTAGAAGATAAAGGATATGAGGAATGGGTTGGAGAAATGATAGGAATGCGAGAGATACTTAAGCattttagtaatatttcaataagtGAAATTGTAGGCATGAGAGCTCCGTATTTAAAACCAGGTCGAAATACTCAGTACAAAGTATTGGAAGATTTTGGATACATATACGATAGCAGTATTGGAATTTCTCCATTAAAAGTACCAATTTGGCCATATACTCTTGATTATAAGATTCCACATGAATGTAAAGCAGGCACATGTCCTACTAAATCATTTCAAG gaGTATGGGAGTTACCATTGAATGCACATTATGTTGAAAGCTATGAAGGGGGACATTGTCCATACTTGGATCAATGTGTGCTTCACAATCATGATCCTGAAGAAGTTTTTGAGTGGTTGCAAGAAGACTTTAATCGTTATTACGAACAAAATAGAGCACCATACATGATGCCATTTCATACTAACTGGTTCCAAATAAAGGAGCTCGAACGTGGACTGTCAAAGTTCCTTGATTGGGCAGTAACACT atcCGATGTGTACTTTGTAACAGCTACTCAAGCGCTTACATGGATAACTGATCCAAAGCCAATAAAATCTCTGAATAATTTTGAAGGATGGtcatgtaaaaagaaagaaaatcttcCTGGACCGCCATGTAACAATCCAAATAAATGTGCTTTAGATTTCAAACCTACAGAATCAAATTTCACTACAACAAG gtaTTTAGAAACATGCAGGGAATGTCCTAATAAATATCCCTGGTTGGGAGATTCAAAAGGAACTGGGCTGtacaatgataattataatcctgaaaagaaatag
- the LOC122568147 gene encoding NADH dehydrogenase [ubiquinone] 1 subunit C2: MGEIEEKFPAQWALDLLEPTPLDRSNHIFRYYYVPCTTISLALAVMLKNVAGKRPMTANKPYIVLASIAGFLIGCGIHWASDLRFARKDAILRDYIMRHPERFPKPDVKKYADIFEEWIPTR; encoded by the exons atggGAGAGATAGAAGAAAAGTTTCCTGCTCAGTGGGCACTAGATCTTCTTGAACCTACACCTTTGGATCGATCTAATcatattttcagatattatTATGTGCCATGTACTACGATTTCGCTGGCACTTGCAGTAATGCTTAAAAATGTGGCAGGAAAAAGACCCATGACAGCCA ATAAGCCATACATAGTATTGGCGTCCATAGCTGGTTTTCTTATCGGTTGTGGTATACATTGGGCATCTGATTTAAGATTTGCAAGAAAGGATGCGATACTGAGAGATTATATAATGCGTCATCCAGAACGGTTTCCTAAGCCAG atgttaaaaaatatgcagATATTTTCGAAGAGTGGATCCCAACCCGTTAA
- the LOC122568396 gene encoding chitin deacetylase 1 isoform X4, whose product MLDIDLATGPLYGQKTAKKEEERKDEEFKCPEGQGNGNFADPATCRRFYQCVDGYPYLNRCPSGLHFDDISKFCTFKNEARCGPIATTPPPVTEPPIDLAEKCDPANCQLPYCFCSRDGTIIPGGLHPEETPQMIIMTFDGAINHNNFDHYQKIFATNRLNPNNCPLKGTFFISHEYCNYNMVQSLAHDGHEIATETISLQKGLEDKGYEEWVGEMIGMREILKHFSNISISEIVGMRAPYLKPGRNTQYKVLEDFGYIYDSSIGISPLKVPIWPYTLDYKIPHECKAGTCPTKSFQGVWELPLNAHYVESYEGGHCPYLDQCVLHNHDPEEVFEWLQEDFNRYYEQNRAPYMMPFHTNWFQIKELERGLSKFLDWAVTLSDVYFVTATQALTWITDPKPIKSLNNFEGWSCKKKENLPGPPCNNPNKCALDFKPTESNFTTTRYLETCRECPNKYPWLGDSKGTGLYNDNYNPEKK is encoded by the exons ATGCTAGACATTGATCTTGCCACTGGCCCAC TTTATGGACAGAAAACTGCtaaaaaggaggaagagagaaaagatgAAGAATTCAAATGCCCTGAAGGTCAAGGCAATGGCAATTTTGCAGATCCAGCTACATGCAGAAGATTTTATCAG TGCGTCGACGGTTATCCGTATCTAAACAGGTGTCCGTCGGGGCTACATTTCGATGATATTAGTAAATTTTGCACTTTTAAAAATGAAGCACGTTGCGGACCTATTGCTACAA CCCCACCGCCTGTCACCGAACCACCAATTGACTTGGCAGAGAAGTGCGATCCCGCAAACTGTCAGCTACCTTATTGTTTTTGTTCAAGAGATGGTACGATAATTCCCGGTGGTCTTCACCCAGAAGAA ACACcacaaatgataataatgacaTTCGATGGAGCAATAAATCACAATAACTTTGAtcattatcaaaaaatatttgccacTAATCGATTAAATCCAAACAACTGTCCTTTGAAAGGAACATTCTTTATCTCCCatgaatattgtaattataatatggtACAAAGTTTAGCACACGATGGACATGAAATTGCTACTGAGACTATATC ACTACAAAAGGGATTAGAAGATAAAGGATATGAGGAATGGGTTGGAGAAATGATAGGAATGCGAGAGATACTTAAGCattttagtaatatttcaataagtGAAATTGTAGGCATGAGAGCTCCGTATTTAAAACCAGGTCGAAATACTCAGTACAAAGTATTGGAAGATTTTGGATACATATACGATAGCAGTATTGGAATTTCTCCATTAAAAGTACCAATTTGGCCATATACTCTTGATTATAAGATTCCACATGAATGTAAAGCAGGCACATGTCCTACTAAATCATTTCAAG gaGTATGGGAGTTACCATTGAATGCACATTATGTTGAAAGCTATGAAGGGGGACATTGTCCATACTTGGATCAATGTGTGCTTCACAATCATGATCCTGAAGAAGTTTTTGAGTGGTTGCAAGAAGACTTTAATCGTTATTACGAACAAAATAGAGCACCATACATGATGCCATTTCATACTAACTGGTTCCAAATAAAGGAGCTCGAACGTGGACTGTCAAAGTTCCTTGATTGGGCAGTAACACT atcCGATGTGTACTTTGTAACAGCTACTCAAGCGCTTACATGGATAACTGATCCAAAGCCAATAAAATCTCTGAATAATTTTGAAGGATGGtcatgtaaaaagaaagaaaatcttcCTGGACCGCCATGTAACAATCCAAATAAATGTGCTTTAGATTTCAAACCTACAGAATCAAATTTCACTACAACAAG gtaTTTAGAAACATGCAGGGAATGTCCTAATAAATATCCCTGGTTGGGAGATTCAAAAGGAACTGGGCTGtacaatgataattataatcctgaaaagaaatag
- the LOC122568396 gene encoding chitin deacetylase 1 isoform X2: MCILLHLTLGIEKHSVYGQKTAKKEEERKDEEFKCPEGQGNGNFADPATCRRFYQCVDGYPYLNRCPSGLHFDDISKFCTFKNEARCGPIATTPPPVTEPPIDLAEKCDPANCQLPYCFCSRDGTIIPGGLHPEETPQMIIMTFDGAINHNNFDHYQKIFATNRLNPNNCPLKGTFFISHEYCNYNMVQSLAHDGHEIATETISLQKGLEDKGYEEWVGEMIGMREILKHFSNISISEIVGMRAPYLKPGRNTQYKVLEDFGYIYDSSIGISPLKVPIWPYTLDYKIPHECKAGTCPTKSFQGVWELPLNAHYVESYEGGHCPYLDQCVLHNHDPEEVFEWLQEDFNRYYEQNRAPYMMPFHTNWFQIKELERGLSKFLDWAVTLSDVYFVTATQALTWITDPKPIKSLNNFEGWSCKKKENLPGPPCNNPNKCALDFKPTESNFTTTRYLETCRECPNKYPWLGDSKGTGLYNDNYNPEKK; this comes from the exons ATGTGTATCCTTCTTCATTTGACGCTTGGAATAGAAAAACATTCCG TTTATGGACAGAAAACTGCtaaaaaggaggaagagagaaaagatgAAGAATTCAAATGCCCTGAAGGTCAAGGCAATGGCAATTTTGCAGATCCAGCTACATGCAGAAGATTTTATCAG TGCGTCGACGGTTATCCGTATCTAAACAGGTGTCCGTCGGGGCTACATTTCGATGATATTAGTAAATTTTGCACTTTTAAAAATGAAGCACGTTGCGGACCTATTGCTACAA CCCCACCGCCTGTCACCGAACCACCAATTGACTTGGCAGAGAAGTGCGATCCCGCAAACTGTCAGCTACCTTATTGTTTTTGTTCAAGAGATGGTACGATAATTCCCGGTGGTCTTCACCCAGAAGAA ACACcacaaatgataataatgacaTTCGATGGAGCAATAAATCACAATAACTTTGAtcattatcaaaaaatatttgccacTAATCGATTAAATCCAAACAACTGTCCTTTGAAAGGAACATTCTTTATCTCCCatgaatattgtaattataatatggtACAAAGTTTAGCACACGATGGACATGAAATTGCTACTGAGACTATATC ACTACAAAAGGGATTAGAAGATAAAGGATATGAGGAATGGGTTGGAGAAATGATAGGAATGCGAGAGATACTTAAGCattttagtaatatttcaataagtGAAATTGTAGGCATGAGAGCTCCGTATTTAAAACCAGGTCGAAATACTCAGTACAAAGTATTGGAAGATTTTGGATACATATACGATAGCAGTATTGGAATTTCTCCATTAAAAGTACCAATTTGGCCATATACTCTTGATTATAAGATTCCACATGAATGTAAAGCAGGCACATGTCCTACTAAATCATTTCAAG gaGTATGGGAGTTACCATTGAATGCACATTATGTTGAAAGCTATGAAGGGGGACATTGTCCATACTTGGATCAATGTGTGCTTCACAATCATGATCCTGAAGAAGTTTTTGAGTGGTTGCAAGAAGACTTTAATCGTTATTACGAACAAAATAGAGCACCATACATGATGCCATTTCATACTAACTGGTTCCAAATAAAGGAGCTCGAACGTGGACTGTCAAAGTTCCTTGATTGGGCAGTAACACT atcCGATGTGTACTTTGTAACAGCTACTCAAGCGCTTACATGGATAACTGATCCAAAGCCAATAAAATCTCTGAATAATTTTGAAGGATGGtcatgtaaaaagaaagaaaatcttcCTGGACCGCCATGTAACAATCCAAATAAATGTGCTTTAGATTTCAAACCTACAGAATCAAATTTCACTACAACAAG gtaTTTAGAAACATGCAGGGAATGTCCTAATAAATATCCCTGGTTGGGAGATTCAAAAGGAACTGGGCTGtacaatgataattataatcctgaaaagaaatag
- the LOC122568396 gene encoding chitin deacetylase 1 isoform X3, whose product MLDIDLATGPRNTILYGQKTAKKEEERKDEEFKCPEGQGNGNFADPATCRRFYQCVDGYPYLNRCPSGLHFDDISKFCTFKNEARCGPIATTPPPVTEPPIDLAEKCDPANCQLPYCFCSRDGTIIPGGLHPEETPQMIIMTFDGAINHNNFDHYQKIFATNRLNPNNCPLKGTFFISHEYCNYNMVQSLAHDGHEIATETISLQKGLEDKGYEEWVGEMIGMREILKHFSNISISEIVGMRAPYLKPGRNTQYKVLEDFGYIYDSSIGISPLKVPIWPYTLDYKIPHECKAGTCPTKSFQGVWELPLNAHYVESYEGGHCPYLDQCVLHNHDPEEVFEWLQEDFNRYYEQNRAPYMMPFHTNWFQIKELERGLSKFLDWAVTLSDVYFVTATQALTWITDPKPIKSLNNFEGWSCKKKENLPGPPCNNPNKCALDFKPTESNFTTTRYLETCRECPNKYPWLGDSKGTGLYNDNYNPEKK is encoded by the exons ATGCTAGACATTGATCTTGCCACTGGCCCACGTAACACAATAC TTTATGGACAGAAAACTGCtaaaaaggaggaagagagaaaagatgAAGAATTCAAATGCCCTGAAGGTCAAGGCAATGGCAATTTTGCAGATCCAGCTACATGCAGAAGATTTTATCAG TGCGTCGACGGTTATCCGTATCTAAACAGGTGTCCGTCGGGGCTACATTTCGATGATATTAGTAAATTTTGCACTTTTAAAAATGAAGCACGTTGCGGACCTATTGCTACAA CCCCACCGCCTGTCACCGAACCACCAATTGACTTGGCAGAGAAGTGCGATCCCGCAAACTGTCAGCTACCTTATTGTTTTTGTTCAAGAGATGGTACGATAATTCCCGGTGGTCTTCACCCAGAAGAA ACACcacaaatgataataatgacaTTCGATGGAGCAATAAATCACAATAACTTTGAtcattatcaaaaaatatttgccacTAATCGATTAAATCCAAACAACTGTCCTTTGAAAGGAACATTCTTTATCTCCCatgaatattgtaattataatatggtACAAAGTTTAGCACACGATGGACATGAAATTGCTACTGAGACTATATC ACTACAAAAGGGATTAGAAGATAAAGGATATGAGGAATGGGTTGGAGAAATGATAGGAATGCGAGAGATACTTAAGCattttagtaatatttcaataagtGAAATTGTAGGCATGAGAGCTCCGTATTTAAAACCAGGTCGAAATACTCAGTACAAAGTATTGGAAGATTTTGGATACATATACGATAGCAGTATTGGAATTTCTCCATTAAAAGTACCAATTTGGCCATATACTCTTGATTATAAGATTCCACATGAATGTAAAGCAGGCACATGTCCTACTAAATCATTTCAAG gaGTATGGGAGTTACCATTGAATGCACATTATGTTGAAAGCTATGAAGGGGGACATTGTCCATACTTGGATCAATGTGTGCTTCACAATCATGATCCTGAAGAAGTTTTTGAGTGGTTGCAAGAAGACTTTAATCGTTATTACGAACAAAATAGAGCACCATACATGATGCCATTTCATACTAACTGGTTCCAAATAAAGGAGCTCGAACGTGGACTGTCAAAGTTCCTTGATTGGGCAGTAACACT atcCGATGTGTACTTTGTAACAGCTACTCAAGCGCTTACATGGATAACTGATCCAAAGCCAATAAAATCTCTGAATAATTTTGAAGGATGGtcatgtaaaaagaaagaaaatcttcCTGGACCGCCATGTAACAATCCAAATAAATGTGCTTTAGATTTCAAACCTACAGAATCAAATTTCACTACAACAAG gtaTTTAGAAACATGCAGGGAATGTCCTAATAAATATCCCTGGTTGGGAGATTCAAAAGGAACTGGGCTGtacaatgataattataatcctgaaaagaaatag
- the LOC122568396 gene encoding chitin deacetylase 1 isoform X1 encodes MTSKRSRLLFCVVVFIVATVYGQKTAKKEEERKDEEFKCPEGQGNGNFADPATCRRFYQCVDGYPYLNRCPSGLHFDDISKFCTFKNEARCGPIATTPPPVTEPPIDLAEKCDPANCQLPYCFCSRDGTIIPGGLHPEETPQMIIMTFDGAINHNNFDHYQKIFATNRLNPNNCPLKGTFFISHEYCNYNMVQSLAHDGHEIATETISLQKGLEDKGYEEWVGEMIGMREILKHFSNISISEIVGMRAPYLKPGRNTQYKVLEDFGYIYDSSIGISPLKVPIWPYTLDYKIPHECKAGTCPTKSFQGVWELPLNAHYVESYEGGHCPYLDQCVLHNHDPEEVFEWLQEDFNRYYEQNRAPYMMPFHTNWFQIKELERGLSKFLDWAVTLSDVYFVTATQALTWITDPKPIKSLNNFEGWSCKKKENLPGPPCNNPNKCALDFKPTESNFTTTRYLETCRECPNKYPWLGDSKGTGLYNDNYNPEKK; translated from the exons ATGACGTCAAAAAGGAGTCGATTGCTGTTCTGTGTCGTCGTGTTCATCGTTGCCACAG TTTATGGACAGAAAACTGCtaaaaaggaggaagagagaaaagatgAAGAATTCAAATGCCCTGAAGGTCAAGGCAATGGCAATTTTGCAGATCCAGCTACATGCAGAAGATTTTATCAG TGCGTCGACGGTTATCCGTATCTAAACAGGTGTCCGTCGGGGCTACATTTCGATGATATTAGTAAATTTTGCACTTTTAAAAATGAAGCACGTTGCGGACCTATTGCTACAA CCCCACCGCCTGTCACCGAACCACCAATTGACTTGGCAGAGAAGTGCGATCCCGCAAACTGTCAGCTACCTTATTGTTTTTGTTCAAGAGATGGTACGATAATTCCCGGTGGTCTTCACCCAGAAGAA ACACcacaaatgataataatgacaTTCGATGGAGCAATAAATCACAATAACTTTGAtcattatcaaaaaatatttgccacTAATCGATTAAATCCAAACAACTGTCCTTTGAAAGGAACATTCTTTATCTCCCatgaatattgtaattataatatggtACAAAGTTTAGCACACGATGGACATGAAATTGCTACTGAGACTATATC ACTACAAAAGGGATTAGAAGATAAAGGATATGAGGAATGGGTTGGAGAAATGATAGGAATGCGAGAGATACTTAAGCattttagtaatatttcaataagtGAAATTGTAGGCATGAGAGCTCCGTATTTAAAACCAGGTCGAAATACTCAGTACAAAGTATTGGAAGATTTTGGATACATATACGATAGCAGTATTGGAATTTCTCCATTAAAAGTACCAATTTGGCCATATACTCTTGATTATAAGATTCCACATGAATGTAAAGCAGGCACATGTCCTACTAAATCATTTCAAG gaGTATGGGAGTTACCATTGAATGCACATTATGTTGAAAGCTATGAAGGGGGACATTGTCCATACTTGGATCAATGTGTGCTTCACAATCATGATCCTGAAGAAGTTTTTGAGTGGTTGCAAGAAGACTTTAATCGTTATTACGAACAAAATAGAGCACCATACATGATGCCATTTCATACTAACTGGTTCCAAATAAAGGAGCTCGAACGTGGACTGTCAAAGTTCCTTGATTGGGCAGTAACACT atcCGATGTGTACTTTGTAACAGCTACTCAAGCGCTTACATGGATAACTGATCCAAAGCCAATAAAATCTCTGAATAATTTTGAAGGATGGtcatgtaaaaagaaagaaaatcttcCTGGACCGCCATGTAACAATCCAAATAAATGTGCTTTAGATTTCAAACCTACAGAATCAAATTTCACTACAACAAG gtaTTTAGAAACATGCAGGGAATGTCCTAATAAATATCCCTGGTTGGGAGATTCAAAAGGAACTGGGCTGtacaatgataattataatcctgaaaagaaatag